The Brachionichthys hirsutus isolate HB-005 chromosome 3, CSIRO-AGI_Bhir_v1, whole genome shotgun sequence genome has a window encoding:
- the nod1 gene encoding nucleotide-binding oligomerization domain-containing protein 1, with protein MGRMEEARCLQVLTCHREQLVSRLRSVPCILDNLLACGFLCEEEVEIVQRTPTKTGQVRKLLELVQCKGEDACEYLIYIIYKVRDAYIDLQPWLEEIEYSPSEEVAGRSVVNTDPISRYCEKLRREVSRDSCFIMSYGQREDTRLEELYTDTRMELLNDCNESLGFLECLDQLLGDHAVFNPQGETIYVVGDAGVGKSILLQKLQNLWSKKELQTDAIFFFKFRCRMFSVFKDREEMSLRDLLFKYNCYPDHDPDNEVFDYIRRFPGKLIFTFDGYDEIQEELSLLNVPEVVSPDDKAHPLQLLISLLSGKLLHGSIKVLTARTGVEIQTRVIRKKVALRGFSPSHLKTYIDLHFKDQEHRDLISARLDASPHLAGLCSIPLFCWIVFKSFRHLGTVHDSFHLPEACITITDIFLLLCEVFLSHSASPAAALLKKSTRCPSDMFKGGLRPLAAFSRLALQGTERGSFIYSQEEVTECGLTEEDLLLGFLRAVGEHDAPGSPPTFEFLHVTLQSFLAAFALVMDERAGPSSILKFFTECSRETQSSCLPSGFCVSPKENEQFEPNEHLQFANLFLCGLMSKAHKGLTDYLVSPVLLKKKRALLKSYLSTSVKSHIRGLPQYDGDGVEKVHVLPGFLWILRCVFETGSKKIARMTAKGITASYIKLNFCNVFSGDCTALNFVLQHRLKLLGLDMDNNNISDYGVMQLKPSLCKMVEVRLSVNNLTDSSIKVLAEELCKHKVVEVLGLYNNCITDAGAKLVAQIIEDCPKLRVVKVGKNKITSEGGKHLARAIQKSRSIFDVGMWGNTIGDEGAEAFAAALRRHPRLTNLSLSANGITSRGGKFLAAALRENTVLRIFWLVQNELDDDAAPQFAELVQENTGLSHLWLINNQFTVSGIRVLATALAHNTALREISLKGNQLSEEEEEQFASEDRLRFH; from the exons ATGGGTCGGATGGAGGAAGCCAGGTGTCTCCAGGTCCTCACCTgccacagagagcagctggtgTCCAG GCTGAGGAGTGTCCCGTGTATCTTGGACAACCTGCTGGCCTGTGGCTTCCTGTGTGAAGAAGAGGTTGAGATTGTACAGCGGACCCCCACCAAGACGGGTCAG GTGCGCAAACTCCTGGAGCTGGTCCAATGCAAAGGAGAGGACGCCTGTGAATACTTGATATACATCATATATAAAGTACGTGATGCGTATATCGATCTTCAGCCATGGTTGGAAGAGATCGAGTACAGTCCAAGCGAGGAGGTCGCAGGGAGGAGCGTCGTTAACACGGATCCCA TCAGCAGGTACTGTGAGAAGTTGAGGCGGGAGGTGAGCAGGGACAGCTGCTTCATCATGTCCTACGGGCAGCGAGAAGACACCCGCCTGGAGGAGCTGTACACCGACACGCGCATGGAGCTGCTGAATGACTGCAACGAGAGTCTGGGCTTCTTGGAGTGCTTGGACCAGCTCCTAGGAGACCATGCTGTCTTCAATCCCCAAGGTGAGACCATCTATGTAGTGGGGGACGCTGGAGTGGGAAAATCCATCCtcctccagaagctccagaatcTCTGGTCCAAGAAAGAGCTGCAGACGGACgccatcttcttcttcaagTTCCGCTGCAGGATGTTCAGCGTCTtcaaggacagagaggagatgTCCCTCCGAGACCTTTTGTTCAAATACAACTGCTACCCTGACCACGACCCAGACAACGAGGTGTTTGACTACATTCGGCGCTTCCCTGGGAAGCTGATCTTTACATTTGATGGCTACGATGAGATTCAAGAGGAGCTCAGCCTCCTGAATGTGCCTGAAGTCGTGTCCCCCGATGACAAAGCACACCCCCTCCAGCTGCTCATCAGCTTGTTGAGTGGGAAACTGCTCCACGGCTCCATCAAGGTGCTGACGGCCCGAACAGGAGTCGAGATCCAGACCCGGGTCATTCGTAAGAAGGTGGCTCTGCGGGGGTTCTCGCCCTCGCATCTCAAGACGTACATCGATTTGCACTTTAAGGATCAAGAGCACAGAGACCTGATCTCAGCCCGACTGGATGCTAGCCCCCACCTGGCTGGGCTGTGCTCCATCCCACTGTTCTGTTGGATTGTCTTCAAGAGCTTCAGACACCTGGGCACCGTGCACGACAGTTTCCATCTCCCTGAAGCCTGCATCACCATCACGGACATCTTTCTCCTTCTGTGCGAGGTGTTTCTCAGCCACTCCGCCTCGCCTGCAGCAGCGCTGCTAAAGAAGAGCACCCGGTGTCCTTCGGACATGTTCAAGGGGGGCCTCCGGCCGCTCGCAGCGTTCTCCAGACTAGCCCTCCAGGGTACGGAGAGAGGAAGCTTCATTTATAGCCAGGAGGAGGTCACCGAGTGTGGGCTGACGGAGGAGGACCTGCTGCTGGGCTTTCTGAGGGCCGTCGGTGAGCACGATGCGCCGGGCAGCCCGCCGACGTTTGAGTTCCTGCACGTCACCCTCCAGTCTTTCTTGGCAGCCTTCGCTCTGGTGATGGACGAGCGAGCCGGTCCCAGCTCCATCCTCAAGTTCTTCACGGAGTGCAGCAGGGAAACGCAATCGTCCTGTCTGCCGTCTGGCTTCTGTGTCAGTCCCAAGGAAAATGAACAATTTGAACCCAATGAGCACCTTCAATTCGCcaatctgtttttgtgtggaCTCATGTCCAAGGCTCACAAAGGCCTGACGGACTATCTGGTGTCTCCTGTGTTACTGAAGAAAAAACGGGCCTTGCTAAAGTCCTACCTTTCAACCAGCGTGAAGTCCCACATTCGGGGTTTACCCCAATATGACGGGGACGGCGTTGAGAAGGTCCACGTGCTGCCCGGCTTCCTGTGGATACTCAGGTGCGTCTTTGAGACCGGCAGCAAGAAAATAGCTCGGATGACGGCAAAGGGCATCACAGCGAGCTACATCAAGCTGAACTTCTGCAACGTGTTCTCTGGGGACTGCACGGCCCTGAACTTCGTGCTGCAGCACCGGCTGAAGCTCCTGGGACTGGACatggacaacaacaacatcagcgACTACGGGGTGATGCAGCTCAAGCCCTCCTTATGCAAGATGGTGGAAGTCAG ATTGAGTGTGAACAACCTGACTGATAGCAGCATCAAGGTTCTAGCAGAGGAGCTGTGTAAGCACAAAGTTGTGGAGGTCTTGGG TCTTTACAACAACTGCATCACTGACGCCGGAGCCAAGTTAGTTGCTCAGATAATCGAAGACTGCCCAAAGCTGCGAGTCGTCAA GGTCGGTAAAAACAAGATCACGAGTGAAGGCGGGAAGCATTTGGCCAGAGCCATTCAGAAGAGCAGGTCAATTTTTGATGTGGG AATGTGGGGGAACACAATAGGCGATGAAGGAGCAGAAGCATTTGCTGCAGCTTTGAGGCGCCACCCAAGGCTGACAAACCTTAG TCTCTCAGCCAATGGCATCACTTCTAGAGGTGGGAAGTTCCTGGCAGCGGCACTGAGAGAGAACACCGTCCTCAGGATATTTTG GCTAGTGCAGAACGAGCTGGATGATgacgcagcgccacagtttgctGAGTTGGTCCAGGAAAACACCGGTTTAAGCCACCTTTG GTTAATCAACAACCAGTTCACTGTGAGTGGCATCAGAGTGCTGGCCACGGCCTTGGCTCACAACACAGCGCTCCGGGAGATTAG TCTGAAAGGAAACCAGCtctctgaagaggaagaggagcagttTGCGTCAGAGGACAGGCTGCGCTTCCACTGA